CCGCCCCCGCGCCGTCATCTGCGACGACGACGTGGTCGCCTCCGGCCTCTACCGCGCCGCCGCCGAACTCGGCCTCCGGATCCCCGACGACGTCTCCGTGGTCGGCATGGACAACATCCCGGTCGCCGAACTCCTCGCCCCGCCCCTCACCACCGTCGACCTCCCCGGCGAGGCCCTCGGCCGCACCGGCGTCACCGCCCTCGCCGCCCTCCTCCGGGGCACCCCGGCGACCCCGGTCCCCCCGCTGCCGACCAGGTTCGTGCCCCGGGCCTCCACCTAGCGAGGGCGTGCCCGGCCGCGGGGGTCCGGCGGAGCTCCGCCGGGGCGCCGGAAAAAATCTTCGGAACGACCTGCAACCCCGCCGGGGGATGGACGTCCATCAGAGTGAGAGCACGGAAAGCGGCGTAGACGCCGGAGGCTCTCGATCCACTCCGTTCTGTTCGTCTCCCTGGGGGGTTGCGTCATGGGCACGCCCGTTATCAGCCGTTTCGTGAAGAACATCACCACCGCCGGGTCCTCGGACGCGGGCCGCCGCCGGCGTCGCCTGGCGCTGGCCGTCCCGCTGGCGGCCGTGGCCGCGGTCGGGGCCGTGGTGTGCGCCGGCCCGGCCGGGATGGCGGCCACCGCTGCGGCCGTGCCGCCGGCGGCCGCGGCGGTCGCCGCGCCCGGCACCCCGTCCGCGCCCTCCGCCTTCGCCGCCGCGGACATCCCGGCCGTCACCGAGGGCGCGTCGGCCGCCGCCTCCGCGTCCACGTCCGTCACCGAGGCCGCGGCGGCGCCGGTGTCCGCGCCGGCCCCGGGCCGTCCGGCCGCCGCTCCGCAGGCGCCGCAGGTGAAGGCGCCCGCGCCCGCCGCGGGCCGGGAGTCCGCGCCAGCCGCCGTGGTGGACCGCCACCGTCCGACGGTCGCCCTGGTGTCCGGGCCGACCGAGTTCACGGCCGGGCGGACGCTGACCGAGATGGAGCTGGAGGTCCGCAACGGCACCGACACCCCGATGCCGGTCGCCGAGCCCGTGGTGCTGGTGCACGACGAGTCGGTCTTCCCCGGCAGCAGCTACCGGCTGCGGGCGGTCCGGGTGACCGCCGAGGTGAAGATCGGCGGCCAGTGGCGGACGCTGACCACCCTGGACGACGAGGCGAGCCGTTCGGTGAAGGTGGACACCTCCGCGCTGCGGCAGCTCCTCGCGCCGGGGGAGGCCGCCCGGTTCGCGTTCCGCTTCGGCTACACCATGGACGCCCACGACATGTCGACCTCGCAGTGGGTGTTCACCCTGGGGGCGACCTCCGGCGGCCACGACGCGGACACCATCGAGGCCCGCCCGAAGATGTGGGTCGCCATGCCGGGCTGGACCCCGCCGTCGACCCCGTCCACCCCGTCGACCCCGTCGACCACCGCGACCGACACCGCCACGACCGGCACCGCCACCCCCGGCCCGGCCGCCAGCGCGCCCGCGACCGCGGGCCGCTGACACCGACGCGCCGAACGCCACGACGCGCCCCGGTCCACCGGACCGGGGCGCGTCGCCGTTCGCCGTTCAGGCGCCGACCGGCACCCGCTCCGGCGGTGCGACGGCGGCAGCCGGCCGGAGGCGTCCGCGGGCGCCGAACAGGAGCAGGCCGCCGACCCCGATGCCCCCCGCCGCGCACAGCGCCACCGCCCCCAGCGAGCTCTCCGCCAGCGAGCCGGACACCGCGTACCCCGCCGCGTTCCCGGTCGCGAACAGCGTCACCAGCCAGGCGAACGCCTCCGTCACCGTGCCCCGCGGCGCCAGCTCCGCGACCAGCACGAACGCCGCCGCCAGCAGCGGCGCCAGCCCCACGCCGGAGACGAACGCCAGCCCGGCCATCGCCGCCGGCCCGGGCAGCCACAGCAGCGGCAGGTAGCTGACCGCCATGCCGAGCGCGAGCACCCAGGTGCGGGTGGCCGTGTCGGCGCGCCAGGGCAGCGCCCCGTACGCCAGCGCACCGAGCAGTCCGGCGAGCGCCGCCAGCGCGAGCAGGGTCCCGGCGCCGCCGGGGAGGGCGCCGGGGTGCTGCTCGGCGTACGCGATGAACAGGACGTTCTGCGAGCCGACCGCCCAGCCGGCGCCGGCCAGGCCGAGCAGCAGGAGGACCAGGCCGGGGGAGCGGAGCGGTCCGAGGAGTCCGGCGGAGGCCTCCCGCGGGGCGGGTCGCCAGACGCGGGCGGGTCCGGTGGTGGCGACGACCAGGGCGCCGAGCAGGCCGAGCGCGGCGGCTGTCCACAGGGCTGTGGACGGACCGAAGGCGGCCGCGATCCCGGCGACGGCGAGCGGCCCGGCGACGTACAGCACCTGCTGGGAGGCGGAGTCGAAGGCGTACGCGGTGTCCAGCTGCTCCTCCTCGACCACGGAGGGCCACAGGGCGCGCAGGCAGGGTTCGAGCGGGGGCATGGCCAGTCCGGCGAGGGCGGCGCCGACCGGGGCGGCGACCGGCGAGCCCGGAGCCAGCGCCAGCAGCGCGTAGCCGCCGCCGGCGACCACGGCGGAGCTGACCAGCACCCGGGGCTGCCCGGTGAGGTCGACGATCCGGCCGAGCACCGGCCCGCCGACCGCGGCGGCGATCGCGTACGCGGCGGTGGCCAGGCCGATCCGGCCGTAGGGCGCACCGGCCTCGCGCAGGGCGAGGGCGATGACCAGGGCCGTCATGCCGGCGGGGAGCCGGCCGAGCAGGGTGCCCAGGAGCAACCGAGTGACGTGGGGGGCGCGGAGCAGGGCGAGGTAGCCCATGGACGGGTCTCCCGGGGCAGGGGGGATGGACGGTGGGATCGTCCTGCCAAGTTATACGTATAACCGTCCGCCGGTCAAAGCTCGTCGATGGCCGGATCGGTACCCCATCTCAAACCACTGCTTTGAACATCCATAAGATTCGTTGCTAGTCTGACGCCCATGACCACCCCCGGCGCCGCACACCTGCACGGGACGGGCCCTCGGCCCGCCGCCCGCCGCGTGCGCCTGCTCGGCGCCCTGGACGGCCCCCGCCGCTGTCGCGCGCTCGGCTGTACCGGGGCGGCACGCCCCTCCTGACGCCCTGACGCTCCGGCACCTCGGTTGCCGGACCGGCGTCCGCGTGCCGCCGCCCCGTCGCCGTCCGTCCGCCACACCCCACTCCCCGGAGCCGTACCCCCATGCCCACCGCGCCCACGCCCGCGGCGGCGTCCCCCGACGCGCCCGCATCCGCCGACCCCTCCTTCCTGAGCCGGGTGCGCCGCACCCCGTTCTGGGCCCAGATCGTCGGCGGCCTGGTCCTCGGCCTGCTGCTCGGCTACCTGGCCCGCGTCCAGGACGTCGCCTGGCTCACCACCACGCTCGACACCATCGGCAAGACCTTCGTCCAGCTGCTGAAGCTGGCGGTGCCACCGCTGGTCTTCACCGCCCTGGTGGTCAGCGTGGCCAACCTGCGGAACGTGACCAACGCCGCCCGGCTCGCCGTCCGCACCCTCCTCTGGTTCCTGGCCACCTCGCTGATGGCCGTGGCGATCGGCCTGGTCCTCGGCCTGCTCACCGACCCGGGCCAGGGCGCCGGGCTGTCCACCGAGGGCCTCAAGGCCCCGGAGAAGGGCGGCAGCTGGATCGACTTCCTGACCGGGATCATCCCGACCAACATCGCCGACGCCTTCCTGAAGGTGAACGTCCTCCAGATCGTCTTCCTGGCCGTGGTGGCCGGCGCCGCGATCCTCAAGACCGGCGAGAAGGCCGCCCCCGCGCTCCGGCTGAGCGAGTCCGTCCTGGAACTCACCCAGACCGCGCTCTGGTGGGTCATCCGGCTCGCCCCGCTCGGCACCCTCGGCCTGATCGGCAAGTCCGTCGCCGTCTACGGCTGGGACCTGCTCGAGCCCTTCGCCACCCTCACCGCCGACGTGTACCTCGGCTGCGCGCTGGTGCTGTTCGTGGTGTACCCGGCGCTGCTCCGGCTGGCCGGCGGCCTCAACCCGCTGAACTTCTTCAAGGGCGCCTGGCCCGCCATCCAGCTGGCCTTCGTCTCCCGCTCCTCGGTCGGCACCCTGCCGGTCACCCGCCGCGTCACCGAGCGCCTCGGCGTGCCGGGCGAGTACGCCTCCTTCTCCGTCCCGCTCGGCGCCACCACCAAGATGGACGGCTGCGCGGCGATCTACCCCTCGCTGGCCGCGATCTTCGTCGCCCAGGTGTACGGGATCGACCTCGGCGTGGGCGACTACCTGCTGATCGCCTTCGTCTCGGTCATCGGTTCCGCCGCCACGGCCGGACTCACCGGCGCCATCGTGATGCTGACCCTGACCCTCTCCACCCTCGGCCTCCCGCTGGAGGGCGTCGGCCTGCTGCTGGCCATCGACCCGATCCTCGACATGGTCCGCACCGCGACCAACGTGGCCGGCCAGGCGGTCGTACCGATCCTGGTCTCGGCCCGCGAGGGCACGCTGGACCGGGCCGCGTACGACAGCCCGACCGGCGACCTGCTGGACCGTGAGGCGGTGGCCACTCCGGCGGCCTGACGCTCCCTCCCGAGGGGCGCGGGGACGGGGCGGGCGGGCAGGCCGAGGAGGCCCGCCGCTGCGCACCGTTCCCCGCGCCCCCTCGGGTCTTCCGGGTGCGGCGCCCCGGGCCCTGCCGGGTGCTCAGGTGGATTCGGCCCGGCGGCCCCAGCGTTGGGCGAGGACGGTGCAGACCACCAGCTGGATCAGGTGGAACAGCATCAGCGGCAGGACGGTGATCCCCACCTCCGCCGCGGGGAACAGGATGGTGGCCAGCGGCAGTCCGTTCGCCAGGCTCTTCTTGGAGCCGCAGAACTGGATGGTCACCCGGTCGGCCCGGTCGAAGCCCAGGCGGCCGGAGACGGTGTGGGTGAAGGCCAGGACGAGGGCGAGCAGGGCGGCGCACACCGCCACCAGCCAGGCGAGCTGACCGGCGGTCACCTCGCCCCAGATCCCTTCCCGGACGCCCTCGCTGAACGCGGTGTAGACGATCAGCAGGATCGAGCCCCGGTCGACCGCCATGGTCACCACCCGGTGCCGCCGGATCCACGGCCCGACCCAGCGCCGCAGCAGCTGCCCGGCGGCGAACGGCACCAGCAGCTGCAGCACGATGTCCAGCACCTGCTCCCCGCTGACCGCCGCCCCGCTCGCCCCGGCCAGCAGCCAGGCGGCCAGCAGCGGGGTCAGCACGATGCCGGCCAGGCTGGAGAAGGTGGCGGCGCAGATCGCGGCGGCCACGTTGCCGCGGGCCATCGAGGTGAAGGCGATCGAGGACTGCACCGTCGAGGACAGCAGGGTGAGGAACAGGACGCCGGTGTAGAGCGGCGGCGGGAGCACGCTGTCCGGCAGGACCCGGGCCGCCTCCCCGAGCAGCGGGAAGAGCACGAAGGTGCAGCCGAGGATCAGCAGGTGCAGCCGCCAGTTCCGGGCGCCGGCCAGCGCCTCCTGCGGGGAGAGCCGGGCGCCGTACAGGAAGAACAGCAGGCCGACCGCGACGCTGACGGCCCTGTCGACCACACCGGCGGCGGCGCCGCGGGCGGGCAGCAGGGTGGCCAGGCCCACCGTGGCGAGCAGCAGCAGGAGGTAGCCGTCGATCCCGATCCGGTGCAGTGCGCGGTCGACGTTGCCCAGGGCGGATCGGAGTCGGTGCATAGGGCCGATCATGCCCGTGCCGTCCGGGGGACACGGGCAGGGGGCCCGCCGCGTCCGGTGTTCCGGACGGGACGGGCCCCCTTGGGACTGCTCGTCGAGCGATCAGATGATCACGAATTGATGATCAGAGGAGTGTCAGATCGGGGTGACGTTCTCCGCCTGCGGGCCCTTCGGACCCTGGGTCACGTCGAAGCTGACAGACTGGTTCTCCTCCAGCGAGCGGAAACCGGTCGCGTTGATGGCGGAGTAGTGGACGAAGACGTCCGGGCCGCCGCCCTCCTGGGCGATGAAGCCGAAGCCCTTCTCAGCGTTGAACCACTTGACGGTTCCCTGAGCCATGCCGTTCTCCTTGCGAGGGACGTGTTGGAGGCCACACCGTGTGGCCATCCGGTCCGCTGCGCTGATCGCCCCGCCTCCGGAGAGTTCCGGAGTTTTTCGCACAGCGCTCAATCAATGCTCAATTGATGCTGTTACTGCTGAAAAATTACAAAAAGCCTGCGGTTACATGCTCCGCAGGCTCCAAGTACTGCAAGGGAAATCAAACTGCAACTGAGTGGAACGGTAGCACGCTGCGACGGCCCCGACCAGAGGTCACCGGTCGGTCACAGCGGTGTGTCGGAGGCCGGTTGCAGGCCCCCGGGCGACCCGGGCGTAGCCTGCGTGCTGAGTACGAACAGCTAGCAGGGAGCATGCGGTGACCGGACGGGACGCGGGCAGCCCGATGGCGGCGATCAGGCCACGGGTCGGACATATTCAGTTCCTGAACTGCCTTCCCCTGTACTGGGGGCTGGCGAGGACGGGGAACCTGCTCGATCTCGACCTCACCAAGGACACCCCGGAGAAGCTCAGCGACCAGCTGGTCAACGGCCTGCTCGACATCGGCCCGATCACCTGCGTGGAGTACCTCCGGAACGCCGACCAGCTGGTGGTGCTCCCGGACATCGCCGTCGGCAGCGACGGCCCGGTGATGTCCTGCGTCATCGTCAGCAAGCGGCCGCTGGCCGAGCTGGACGGCCGCCGGGTCGCGCTCGGCTCCACCAGCCGGACCTCGGTCCGGCTGGCCCGGCTGCTGCTGGAGGAGCGCGAGGGCGTCCGGCCCGAGTACTTCTCCTGCCCGCCGGACCTGGACGCCATGCTGGCCGAGGCGGACGCCGCCGTCCTGATCGGCGACCCGGCCCTGCGCGCCTCGCTGGAGGACGCCCCCCGGCAGGGACTGGCCGTGCACGACCTCGGCGAGATGTGGAAGGAGTGGACCGGCCTGCCCTTCGTCTTCGCGGTCTGGGCCGCCCGCCGCGAGTACGCCGAGCTCAACCCGGAGACCACCGCCGCCGTCCACCGGGCCTTCCTGGAGTCCCGCGACCTCTCGCTGACCGAGGCCGGCAAGGTGGCCGAGCAGGCCGCCCGCTGGGAGGCGTTCGACGCGGGCGTCCTGGAGCGGTACTTCAGCGCGGCGCTGGACTTCTCGCTCGGTGACCGCCAGTTGGCCGGCATCGCCGAGTTCGCCCGTCGGACGGCCCACGACTCCGGGTACGCCCCGGACGTCCCGGTCCGCCTGCTGGAGCCCTCGGCGGCCGTCGCGTCGTAACGGCCCCGGCGGCCGGTCCGCACCCCGTCCGGGCCCGGTCGGCGCACGGCCCGGCCCGGACCGGGCACGGCCGGAGTACCGGCCGCGGTACGGGCCGGCGCCGGTGCGGGCGACGCGGTCTGACGGTGAGCAGGGGGTCGGGGCCGCCCGGAACGGCTGGCGTAGGCTGGTTCGGTCATGTCGGCCGGCGCCCCCGCCGCCCAGGCCGAGGCGACCCGACGTTGGAGAAAGAAGGCCCGCCAGGTGTCCGAGCAGACCCTTTCCGCCACTGACCTGCAGGCCGTCCTGGACCGCGCGGCCGCCGGCGGCCGGATCACCCCCGAGGAGGCGCTGGAGCTCTACCGCTCCGCGCCGCTGCACGCCCTCGGCTCGGCCGCCGACACCGTGCGCCGCCGCCGCTACGCCGGTACCGAGCACATCGCGACGTACATCATCGAGCGGAACATCAACTACACCAACGTCTGCGTGACGGCCTGCAAGTTCTGCGCCTTCTACGTCCCGCCGAAGAGCGACAAGGGCTGGTCCCGCGACCTGGAGGAGATCCTCCGCCGCTGCGCCGAGACGGTCGAGCTGGGCGGCACCCAGGTGATGTTCCAGGGCGGCCACCACCCCGACTACGGCGTGGAGTACTACGAGCGGGCCTTCTCCGCCATCAAGGCCGACTTCCCGCAGCTGGTGATCCACTCGCTGGGCGCCTCCGAGGTCGAGCACATGGCGAAGATCTCGGGCGTCTCCATCGAGGAGGCCATCACCCGGATCCACGCGGCCGGCCTGGACTCCTTCGCCGGCGCCGGCGCCGAGCTGCTGCCGGCCCGCCCGCGCAAGGCGATCGCCCCGCTGAAGGAGTCCGGCGAGCGCTGGCTGGAGATCATGGAGGCCGCCCACAACCTGGGCGTGGAGTCCACCTCCACCATGCTGATGGGCACCGGCGAGACCAACGCCGAGCGGATCGAGCACCTGCGGATGATCCGCGAGGTGCAGGACCGCACCGGCGGCTTCCGCGCCTTCATCCCGTACACCTACCAGCCGCAGAACAACCACCTGAAGGGCTCGACCCAGGCCACGGTCTTCGAGTACCTGCGGATGATCTCGATCGCCCGGCTGTTCCTCGACAACGTGGCCCACATCCAGGGCTCCTGGCTGACCACCGGCAAGGAGGCCGGCCAGCTCTCCCTGCACTACGGCGCCGACGACCTCGGCTCGGTGATGCTGGAGGAGAACGTGGTGTCGATGGCCGGCGCCAAGCACCGCTCCAACCTGACCGAGCTGATCCACCTGATCCGCGCGGCCGGCCGCGTCCCCGCCCAGCGCTCCACCACCTACGAGCACCTGCGTGTGCTGGACGACCCGGCGAACGACCCGGTGGACCCGCGGGTCGCCTCGCACATCGCCTCCACCGCCCTGGAGGGCGGCACCGCGCACCCGGAGCTGACGATCCTCTCCACCAGCTGATGCTGACCCTCCACCGGGCCGCCCTCCTGGTGGCCG
The window above is part of the Kitasatospora sp. HUAS MG31 genome. Proteins encoded here:
- a CDS encoding MFS transporter codes for the protein MGYLALLRAPHVTRLLLGTLLGRLPAGMTALVIALALREAGAPYGRIGLATAAYAIAAAVGGPVLGRIVDLTGQPRVLVSSAVVAGGGYALLALAPGSPVAAPVGAALAGLAMPPLEPCLRALWPSVVEEEQLDTAYAFDSASQQVLYVAGPLAVAGIAAAFGPSTALWTAAALGLLGALVVATTGPARVWRPAPREASAGLLGPLRSPGLVLLLLGLAGAGWAVGSQNVLFIAYAEQHPGALPGGAGTLLALAALAGLLGALAYGALPWRADTATRTWVLALGMAVSYLPLLWLPGPAAMAGLAFVSGVGLAPLLAAAFVLVAELAPRGTVTEAFAWLVTLFATGNAAGYAVSGSLAESSLGAVALCAAGGIGVGGLLLFGARGRLRPAAAVAPPERVPVGA
- a CDS encoding dicarboxylate/amino acid:cation symporter, which produces MPTAPTPAAASPDAPASADPSFLSRVRRTPFWAQIVGGLVLGLLLGYLARVQDVAWLTTTLDTIGKTFVQLLKLAVPPLVFTALVVSVANLRNVTNAARLAVRTLLWFLATSLMAVAIGLVLGLLTDPGQGAGLSTEGLKAPEKGGSWIDFLTGIIPTNIADAFLKVNVLQIVFLAVVAGAAILKTGEKAAPALRLSESVLELTQTALWWVIRLAPLGTLGLIGKSVAVYGWDLLEPFATLTADVYLGCALVLFVVYPALLRLAGGLNPLNFFKGAWPAIQLAFVSRSSVGTLPVTRRVTERLGVPGEYASFSVPLGATTKMDGCAAIYPSLAAIFVAQVYGIDLGVGDYLLIAFVSVIGSAATAGLTGAIVMLTLTLSTLGLPLEGVGLLLAIDPILDMVRTATNVAGQAVVPILVSAREGTLDRAAYDSPTGDLLDREAVATPAA
- a CDS encoding bile acid:sodium symporter family protein; translated protein: MHRLRSALGNVDRALHRIGIDGYLLLLLATVGLATLLPARGAAAGVVDRAVSVAVGLLFFLYGARLSPQEALAGARNWRLHLLILGCTFVLFPLLGEAARVLPDSVLPPPLYTGVLFLTLLSSTVQSSIAFTSMARGNVAAAICAATFSSLAGIVLTPLLAAWLLAGASGAAVSGEQVLDIVLQLLVPFAAGQLLRRWVGPWIRRHRVVTMAVDRGSILLIVYTAFSEGVREGIWGEVTAGQLAWLVAVCAALLALVLAFTHTVSGRLGFDRADRVTIQFCGSKKSLANGLPLATILFPAAEVGITVLPLMLFHLIQLVVCTVLAQRWGRRAEST
- a CDS encoding cold-shock protein, which encodes MAQGTVKWFNAEKGFGFIAQEGGGPDVFVHYSAINATGFRSLEENQSVSFDVTQGPKGPQAENVTPI
- a CDS encoding menaquinone biosynthetic enzyme MqnA/MqnD family protein, producing MAAIRPRVGHIQFLNCLPLYWGLARTGNLLDLDLTKDTPEKLSDQLVNGLLDIGPITCVEYLRNADQLVVLPDIAVGSDGPVMSCVIVSKRPLAELDGRRVALGSTSRTSVRLARLLLEEREGVRPEYFSCPPDLDAMLAEADAAVLIGDPALRASLEDAPRQGLAVHDLGEMWKEWTGLPFVFAVWAARREYAELNPETTAAVHRAFLESRDLSLTEAGKVAEQAARWEAFDAGVLERYFSAALDFSLGDRQLAGIAEFARRTAHDSGYAPDVPVRLLEPSAAVAS
- the mqnC gene encoding cyclic dehypoxanthinyl futalosine synthase, with product MSEQTLSATDLQAVLDRAAAGGRITPEEALELYRSAPLHALGSAADTVRRRRYAGTEHIATYIIERNINYTNVCVTACKFCAFYVPPKSDKGWSRDLEEILRRCAETVELGGTQVMFQGGHHPDYGVEYYERAFSAIKADFPQLVIHSLGASEVEHMAKISGVSIEEAITRIHAAGLDSFAGAGAELLPARPRKAIAPLKESGERWLEIMEAAHNLGVESTSTMLMGTGETNAERIEHLRMIREVQDRTGGFRAFIPYTYQPQNNHLKGSTQATVFEYLRMISIARLFLDNVAHIQGSWLTTGKEAGQLSLHYGADDLGSVMLEENVVSMAGAKHRSNLTELIHLIRAAGRVPAQRSTTYEHLRVLDDPANDPVDPRVASHIASTALEGGTAHPELTILSTS